From Streptomyces sp. NBC_01460, a single genomic window includes:
- a CDS encoding PucR family transcriptional regulator produces MTSGTIGGGPDHVTLRQVLAHDEDGVLRLLLAPAGQDPVVHGVIIGDEGAAHPHGGRIVLAAGLPPDPTAAPAAVREAARRGAAAVVLREAEGVPVPAEALAAAEECGIALLARAAWADWGDTLALLRSASAFASAGRGDLMADSAADGGLPALASATARQLRGSITVEDTRFRVLAHSATGPDADGVRRSTILGGRVPDGRVAELRRSGLLRTLWTSQDVIHRAADGDSPERLVVAVRSGGEMLGSLWAAADGRRLSPDAAQVLRRAAALAVPHLLRHRLRESGTVRREAYALRGLLHADGDRRAHLWSLGLPPDTPCAVVVAVRGDAEGAGADRTLEALAVQATVSRSTARALREQDQVAVLLPVGDDTDGRREALALARELDALAAGIPDTAPVWIGVGQTVRSGLDASLSYGTALLVVRALREREARGRDPRPVRHAGPGDVGQTIDALHLLDAVRPVWEAGAGPVHELIRADLATGGDLVRSLAAYLETAGDVPGAARRLTLHPNTLRYRLRRVRERFGLDLDDPDTRLVLTLAVRLTGVI; encoded by the coding sequence ATGACGTCAGGCACCATCGGCGGCGGCCCGGACCACGTCACGCTCCGCCAGGTCCTCGCCCACGACGAGGACGGCGTCCTGCGCCTCCTGCTCGCCCCGGCGGGGCAGGACCCCGTGGTCCACGGCGTGATCATCGGAGACGAAGGGGCGGCGCACCCGCACGGCGGGCGGATCGTGCTGGCGGCGGGGCTCCCGCCGGATCCGACGGCCGCCCCCGCCGCCGTGCGGGAGGCCGCCCGGCGCGGCGCCGCCGCCGTCGTGCTGCGGGAGGCGGAGGGCGTGCCCGTACCGGCCGAGGCCCTCGCGGCGGCCGAGGAGTGCGGCATCGCGCTGCTCGCCCGGGCCGCGTGGGCGGACTGGGGCGACACCCTCGCGCTGCTGCGGTCCGCGTCGGCCTTCGCGTCGGCGGGCCGCGGCGACCTCATGGCGGACTCCGCTGCCGACGGAGGGCTCCCGGCTCTCGCCTCGGCCACCGCCCGTCAACTCCGCGGCTCGATCACGGTGGAGGACACCCGGTTCCGCGTGCTGGCCCACTCCGCGACAGGTCCGGACGCGGACGGGGTGCGCCGGTCCACGATCCTGGGCGGCCGGGTCCCCGACGGACGCGTCGCCGAACTGCGCCGCAGCGGACTGCTGCGCACCCTCTGGACCTCCCAGGACGTCATCCACCGGGCCGCCGACGGCGACAGCCCCGAACGCCTCGTCGTCGCCGTCCGCAGCGGCGGCGAGATGCTGGGCTCGTTGTGGGCGGCGGCCGACGGCCGGCGGCTCTCGCCCGACGCGGCCCAGGTGCTGCGCCGTGCCGCCGCCCTCGCCGTGCCCCACCTGCTCCGGCACCGGCTGCGCGAGAGCGGCACCGTGCGGCGCGAGGCGTACGCCCTGCGCGGACTGCTGCACGCGGACGGTGACCGGCGCGCCCACCTGTGGTCGCTCGGCCTTCCGCCCGACACCCCGTGCGCCGTCGTCGTCGCCGTACGCGGTGACGCCGAAGGGGCGGGGGCCGACCGCACCCTGGAGGCGCTCGCCGTCCAGGCCACCGTGTCGCGGTCCACGGCGCGTGCTCTGCGTGAACAGGACCAGGTCGCCGTGCTGCTGCCCGTGGGCGACGACACCGACGGCCGGCGCGAGGCCCTCGCCCTGGCCCGGGAGCTCGACGCGCTGGCGGCCGGCATCCCGGACACGGCACCCGTCTGGATCGGCGTGGGACAGACCGTACGGTCGGGGCTGGATGCCTCGCTGTCGTACGGGACGGCCCTGCTGGTCGTCCGCGCACTGCGCGAGCGGGAGGCCCGAGGGCGCGACCCCCGCCCCGTACGCCACGCCGGCCCCGGTGACGTCGGGCAGACGATCGACGCCCTGCACCTGCTCGACGCGGTGCGCCCGGTGTGGGAGGCGGGCGCGGGTCCCGTGCACGAGCTGATCCGCGCGGACCTCGCCACGGGCGGTGACCTGGTGCGTTCCCTCGCGGCCTATCTGGAGACCGCCGGGGACGTCCCGGGGGCCGCCAGGCGCCTGACGCTGCACCCGAACACCCTCCGGTACCGGCTGCGGAGGGTCCGTGAGCGCTTCGGCCTCGACCTCGACGACCCCGACACCCGGCTGGTCCTGACCCTGGCGGTGCGACTCACGGGAGTGATTTGA
- a CDS encoding lipoate--protein ligase family protein: MHGEYKVPGGKLVVVDLDVEGGVLRDVRVAGDFFLEPDEAILSINRALEGAPSSTDSPGLAARITAALPESTVMLGLTAEGVGTAVRRALGHATEWSDYDWQLVHMEPQAPALHMALDEVLTAEVAAGRRAPTLRVWEWASPAVVIGSFQSLRNEVDPEGVAKHGMSVVRRVSGGGAMFVEPMSTITYSLSVPESLVSGLSFADSYAYLDDWVLGALGDMGIKAWYQPLNDIATDAGKIAGAAQKRMVGPDGGPGAVLHHVTMSYDIDADKMLEVLRIGKEKMSDKGTRSAKKRVDPLRRQTGLAREQVIENMIASFRDRYGLTTGAVTTEELARAEELVQTKFATEEWTARVP, encoded by the coding sequence GTGCATGGCGAGTACAAGGTGCCCGGCGGCAAGCTTGTCGTCGTGGATCTGGACGTCGAAGGAGGCGTCCTCCGCGACGTGCGTGTCGCCGGGGACTTCTTCCTGGAGCCCGACGAGGCGATCCTCTCGATCAACAGGGCCCTGGAGGGCGCCCCTTCCTCCACGGACTCCCCCGGCCTGGCGGCCCGGATCACGGCGGCACTGCCGGAGTCGACCGTCATGCTCGGACTGACCGCGGAGGGCGTCGGCACCGCGGTCCGGCGCGCCCTGGGTCATGCGACCGAGTGGAGCGACTACGACTGGCAGTTGGTGCACATGGAGCCGCAGGCCCCGGCCCTGCACATGGCACTGGACGAGGTCCTCACCGCGGAGGTGGCCGCCGGGCGGCGGGCGCCCACGCTGCGCGTCTGGGAATGGGCCTCGCCCGCCGTGGTCATCGGCAGCTTCCAGTCGCTGCGGAACGAGGTGGACCCCGAAGGGGTGGCGAAGCACGGCATGTCGGTGGTCCGGCGCGTGTCCGGTGGCGGAGCCATGTTCGTGGAACCCATGAGTACGATCACGTACTCGCTGTCCGTGCCGGAGTCGCTGGTCTCGGGCCTCTCCTTCGCCGACAGCTACGCCTACCTCGACGACTGGGTCCTGGGCGCGCTGGGTGACATGGGCATCAAGGCCTGGTACCAGCCCCTCAACGACATCGCCACCGATGCCGGAAAGATCGCGGGCGCCGCCCAGAAGCGGATGGTCGGCCCCGACGGCGGCCCCGGAGCCGTCCTGCACCACGTGACCATGTCCTACGACATCGACGCCGACAAGATGCTGGAGGTCCTCCGCATCGGCAAGGAGAAGATGTCGGACAAGGGCACCAGGAGCGCCAAGAAGCGCGTCGACCCGCTCCGCCGCCAGACGGGCCTCGCCCGGGAGCAGGTGATCGAGAACATGATCGCCTCCTTCCGTGACCGCTACGGGCTGACCACCGGCGCGGTCACGACGGAGGAGCTGGCCCGGGCCGAGGAGCTGGTGCAGACGAAGTTCGCCACGGAGGAGTGGACCGCGCGGGTGCCGTAG
- a CDS encoding YncE family protein has product MTHRAEEVPRTVGAVLTPAPSTGPGTRTPVVRRRLAALTGAVLLGAVLDGCADGGAGPAEARDDGAAPAEASARPSAPAPTGDGPVRTSEGMLLVTDFGADSVTFLDPSEPDGGSGRSSVKVGTAPYGIALADDGTAWVATAEGVAAVDTATRRRTALIPYETDTGPVSTGEYRGGGMGIALSPDGTHVYVGVNVPGGNGTLEVVDTRERRVVTAVPVGRRPFDVDVSRDGRQVYTTDHDSFGVTVVDAGTWRSRRIEVAPYGTEGGLGSWLKPHYTAVRPSDGALLLPFEGERLAVVDPDSGRVRIERMTADTHQHGAVVTEDGTLYVVGTGPIDPAEDEGPSLTVRAPGGEERVIPLDGPHEDVAVSADGRTAYVSGGFTRDGYWNGLSVVDVATGEVRRVEAGARPLGIAVL; this is encoded by the coding sequence ATGACCCACAGGGCGGAAGAGGTGCCCCGGACCGTCGGCGCCGTCCTCACCCCGGCCCCCTCCACCGGGCCCGGCACCCGGACACCGGTCGTCCGGAGACGGCTGGCGGCCCTCACGGGGGCGGTGCTCCTCGGCGCGGTGCTCGACGGCTGCGCGGACGGCGGGGCGGGCCCGGCGGAGGCACGGGACGACGGGGCGGCCCCCGCCGAGGCGTCCGCACGGCCGTCGGCACCGGCGCCCACCGGAGACGGACCCGTCCGTACGTCCGAAGGCATGCTCCTGGTCACCGACTTCGGGGCGGACAGCGTCACCTTCCTCGACCCCTCGGAGCCGGACGGAGGGTCCGGGCGGAGCTCGGTGAAGGTCGGCACCGCCCCGTACGGGATCGCGCTCGCCGACGACGGCACCGCATGGGTGGCGACGGCGGAGGGCGTGGCCGCGGTGGACACCGCCACCCGCCGACGCACCGCGCTGATTCCGTACGAGACCGACACCGGCCCCGTGTCGACCGGGGAGTACCGGGGCGGCGGCATGGGGATCGCGCTCTCACCGGACGGCACGCACGTGTACGTCGGGGTGAACGTCCCCGGCGGGAACGGCACCCTGGAGGTCGTCGACACCCGGGAGCGGCGGGTGGTCACCGCGGTCCCGGTCGGGCGCCGCCCCTTCGACGTCGATGTCTCGCGCGACGGCCGGCAGGTCTACACGACCGACCACGACTCCTTCGGCGTGACGGTCGTGGACGCGGGCACCTGGAGGAGCCGCCGCATCGAGGTGGCGCCGTACGGCACGGAGGGCGGGCTCGGTTCCTGGCTGAAGCCGCACTACACGGCCGTACGCCCCTCGGACGGCGCGCTCCTCCTCCCCTTCGAGGGTGAACGCCTCGCGGTGGTCGACCCGGACAGCGGGCGGGTCCGGATCGAGCGCATGACCGCCGACACGCACCAGCACGGAGCGGTGGTCACCGAGGACGGGACCCTGTACGTGGTCGGGACGGGCCCCATCGACCCCGCCGAGGACGAGGGCCCGTCCCTGACCGTCCGCGCGCCCGGTGGCGAGGAGCGTGTCATCCCCCTGGACGGTCCGCACGAGGACGTCGCCGTCTCGGCCGACGGCCGCACCGCGTACGTCTCGGGCGGCTTCACCCGGGACGGGTACTGGAACGGCCTCAGCGTCGTCGATGTCGCGACGGGCGAGGTGCGGCGCGTGGAGGCGGGCGCCCGGCCCCTCGGCATCGCGGTGCTGTAG
- a CDS encoding nucleoside deaminase has translation MTTVQLTDAGLRHMTRAVDLAAEALDAGDEPFGSVLVNAAGEVLREARNLVRTSGDETQHPEFELARWAAEHLDPRERPLCVVYTSGEHCPMCAAAHGWVGLGKIVYAHSSAELTQWLGELGVAPPAVVPLDIRSVVPGLEVQGPVPAFTDRMRAMHRELRTGAGHRP, from the coding sequence ATGACGACCGTGCAGCTGACCGACGCCGGACTCCGCCACATGACCCGGGCCGTGGACCTGGCCGCGGAAGCCCTCGACGCCGGTGACGAGCCCTTCGGCTCGGTCCTGGTGAACGCCGCGGGGGAGGTCCTGCGGGAGGCCCGCAACCTCGTCCGCACCTCCGGTGACGAGACCCAGCACCCGGAGTTCGAGCTGGCCCGCTGGGCGGCGGAGCACCTGGACCCGCGGGAACGGCCCCTGTGCGTGGTGTACACCTCCGGTGAGCACTGCCCGATGTGCGCGGCGGCGCACGGCTGGGTGGGCCTCGGGAAGATCGTCTACGCCCATTCCTCGGCAGAGCTCACCCAGTGGCTCGGCGAACTCGGCGTCGCACCGCCGGCGGTGGTCCCGCTGGATATCAGGTCCGTCGTGCCGGGCCTGGAGGTGCAGGGACCGGTCCCGGCCTTCACCGACCGGATGCGTGCGATGCACCGTGAGCTCCGCACGGGGGCCGGGCACCGCCCCTGA
- a CDS encoding diaminopimelate decarboxylase yields MTPPSDLPPEPADPSPEPADLSPAQRVSAVLRRAVATGLLSEEQPVAGFLDTEGIRASVGSLDAAFAAAPDVLHTFAVKAASLVPVLRLLAGLGMGCEVASPGELRIALDAGVEPSRIVLDSPAKTRQEISEALARGVAVNADNLDELRRFDALRPAHSASVVGLRVNPQVGGGSIGAMSTATATSKFGVALRDPGARERVVRAFAERPWLTRLHAHVGSQGCPLELIAEGVAEAYRLAEEINRTLGGRQITSLDIGGGLPVNFDDDETRPSFAEYTRALLAAVPDLFDGRYALVTEFGRSLLAKNGFIGARVEYTKEAGGRRIAVTHAGAQTATRTVLMPEAWPLRVGAFDAEGGPRTGAPLRQDIAGPCCFAGDVVAHGQELPELAEGDLVVLYDTGAYYFSTHWAYNSLPRPAVHGFVAGRDGGVRLTTVRTAQTLDEIAAESGLAHADALVSLGAADES; encoded by the coding sequence GTGACACCTCCCAGCGACCTCCCCCCGGAACCTGCCGACCCTTCCCCGGAGCCTGCCGACCTCTCACCGGCACAGCGTGTCTCCGCCGTGCTGCGCCGGGCCGTCGCCACCGGACTCCTCTCGGAGGAACAGCCGGTTGCCGGCTTCCTCGACACCGAGGGGATCCGCGCCTCGGTCGGGAGCCTCGACGCCGCCTTCGCCGCCGCCCCCGACGTGCTCCACACCTTCGCCGTCAAGGCCGCCTCCCTGGTCCCCGTCCTCCGGCTGCTCGCCGGGCTCGGCATGGGCTGCGAGGTGGCGAGCCCGGGGGAGCTGCGCATCGCGCTCGACGCCGGGGTCGAGCCCTCGCGCATCGTCCTCGACTCGCCCGCCAAGACACGGCAGGAGATCAGCGAGGCACTCGCCCGGGGCGTCGCGGTCAACGCCGACAACCTCGACGAGCTGCGCCGCTTCGACGCGCTCCGTCCGGCGCACAGCGCGTCGGTCGTCGGACTGCGCGTCAACCCCCAGGTCGGAGGCGGTTCCATCGGGGCGATGAGCACCGCGACCGCGACCTCGAAGTTCGGGGTCGCCCTGCGCGACCCGGGTGCGCGCGAGCGCGTCGTGCGCGCCTTCGCCGAACGCCCGTGGCTGACCCGGCTCCACGCCCACGTCGGCTCCCAGGGATGCCCGCTGGAACTCATCGCCGAGGGCGTCGCGGAGGCGTACCGGCTGGCCGAGGAGATCAACCGGACGCTGGGCGGTCGGCAGATCACGAGCCTCGACATCGGCGGCGGGCTGCCCGTCAACTTCGACGACGACGAGACGCGCCCGTCCTTCGCCGAGTACACCCGGGCGCTCCTCGCGGCCGTCCCGGACCTCTTCGACGGCCGCTACGCGCTCGTCACCGAGTTCGGCCGCTCCCTGCTCGCCAAGAACGGGTTCATCGGCGCCCGTGTCGAGTACACCAAGGAGGCCGGCGGCCGGCGCATCGCCGTCACCCACGCGGGAGCGCAGACCGCCACGCGCACCGTCCTGATGCCCGAGGCGTGGCCGCTGCGGGTCGGGGCCTTCGACGCCGAGGGCGGCCCCCGGACCGGCGCGCCGCTGCGCCAGGACATCGCGGGTCCGTGCTGCTTCGCGGGTGACGTCGTCGCCCACGGCCAGGAACTGCCGGAACTCGCGGAGGGTGACCTCGTCGTCCTGTACGACACCGGCGCCTACTACTTCTCGACGCACTGGGCGTACAACAGCCTGCCGCGGCCCGCGGTCCACGGCTTCGTGGCCGGGCGGGACGGCGGCGTACGGCTGACGACGGTCCGCACCGCGCAGACGCTCGACGAGATCGCGGCGGAGAGCGGCCTCGCCCACGCCGACGCGCTGGTGTCCTTGGGAGCGGCCGACGAGTCCTGA
- a CDS encoding NADP-dependent isocitrate dehydrogenase: MTDSTIIYTHTDEAPALATYSFLPVIEAYASTAGVTVERRDISLAGRIIAGFPERLKADQRIDDALAELGELARTPGANIIKLPNISASIPQLKAAIAELQEQGYALPDYPDDPRTDEDKDVRARYDKVKGSAVNPVLREGNSDRRAPASVKNYAKAHPHRMGAWTADSKTNVATMGVDDFRSTEKSVVIDAAGSLRIELAGDDGTTTVLRESVPVLAGEVVDAAVMRVAALREFFTAQVARAKAEDILFSVHLKATMMKVSDPIIFGHVVRAFFPNTFAKYGDVLASAGLTPNDGLGGILKGLDSLPDVGAEVKASFEAELAEGPALAMVDSDKGITNLHVPSDVIVDASMPAMIRTSGHMWGPDGNEADTLAVLPDSSYAGVYQVVLDDCRANGAFDPSTMGSVPNVGLMAQKAEEYGSHDKTFEIPTTGTVRVVDGKGDVVLEQAVGAGDIFRMCQTKDLPIQDWVKLAVTRARATGNPAVFWLDEGRAHDANLIAKVNTYLAEHDTDGLDISIRTPEEATAFSLERIRRGEDTISVTGNVLRDYLTDLFPILELGTSAKMLSVVPLMNGGGLFETGAGGSAPKHVQQLVKEDYLRWDSLGEFLALAVSFEHLATTTDNARAKVLADTLDKATGTFLNEDKSPSRKLGGIDNRGSHFYLALYWAQELARQTADAALAEAFGPLAKTLSEQEQTIVDELVAVQGKPADIGGYYQPDPAKAEAVMRPSATFNKAIATLG, translated from the coding sequence GTGACTGACTCGACCATCATCTATACGCACACCGACGAGGCCCCTGCCCTGGCGACGTACTCGTTCCTGCCGGTCATCGAGGCGTACGCCTCGACCGCGGGTGTCACGGTGGAGCGCCGTGACATCTCGCTGGCGGGGCGGATCATCGCCGGCTTCCCGGAGCGTCTCAAGGCCGACCAGCGTATCGATGACGCGCTCGCCGAGCTCGGTGAGCTGGCCAGGACTCCCGGCGCGAACATCATCAAGCTGCCCAACATCTCGGCCTCGATCCCGCAGCTCAAGGCCGCGATCGCCGAGCTCCAGGAGCAGGGCTACGCGCTTCCGGACTACCCGGACGACCCGCGCACCGACGAGGACAAGGACGTCCGCGCCCGGTACGACAAGGTCAAGGGCAGCGCCGTCAACCCCGTCCTGCGTGAGGGCAACTCCGACCGCCGCGCCCCCGCGTCGGTCAAGAACTACGCCAAGGCGCACCCGCACCGCATGGGCGCCTGGACCGCCGACTCGAAGACGAACGTCGCCACGATGGGCGTCGACGACTTCCGCTCGACGGAGAAGTCCGTCGTCATCGACGCGGCCGGATCGCTGCGCATCGAGCTCGCGGGCGACGACGGCACCACCACCGTCCTGCGCGAGTCCGTCCCGGTCCTCGCCGGCGAGGTCGTGGACGCGGCCGTCATGCGCGTCGCCGCGCTGCGTGAGTTCTTCACCGCGCAGGTCGCACGCGCCAAGGCCGAGGACATCCTGTTCTCCGTGCACCTCAAGGCCACGATGATGAAGGTCTCCGACCCGATCATCTTCGGCCACGTGGTCCGCGCGTTCTTCCCGAACACCTTCGCCAAGTACGGTGACGTGCTCGCGTCGGCCGGCCTGACCCCGAACGACGGCCTCGGCGGCATCCTCAAGGGCCTCGACTCCCTGCCGGACGTCGGCGCCGAGGTCAAGGCGTCCTTCGAGGCCGAGCTCGCCGAGGGCCCCGCCCTGGCGATGGTCGACTCCGACAAGGGCATCACCAACCTGCACGTGCCGAGCGACGTCATCGTCGACGCCTCCATGCCGGCCATGATCCGTACGTCCGGTCACATGTGGGGCCCGGACGGCAACGAGGCGGACACCCTCGCCGTCCTGCCGGACAGCAGCTACGCGGGCGTCTACCAGGTCGTCCTCGACGACTGCCGCGCCAACGGCGCCTTCGACCCGTCGACCATGGGCTCCGTACCCAACGTCGGTCTGATGGCGCAGAAGGCCGAGGAGTACGGCAGCCACGACAAGACCTTCGAGATCCCCACCACCGGTACGGTGCGGGTCGTCGACGGCAAGGGCGACGTCGTGCTGGAGCAGGCCGTCGGCGCCGGTGACATCTTCCGGATGTGCCAGACCAAGGACCTCCCGATCCAGGACTGGGTCAAGCTCGCCGTCACCCGCGCCCGCGCGACCGGCAACCCGGCCGTGTTCTGGCTCGACGAGGGCCGCGCGCACGACGCCAACCTCATCGCCAAGGTCAACACCTACCTGGCCGAGCACGACACCGACGGTCTGGACATCTCCATCCGCACGCCGGAGGAGGCGACCGCGTTCTCCCTGGAGCGCATCCGCCGCGGCGAGGACACGATCTCGGTCACCGGCAACGTGCTGCGTGACTACCTCACCGACCTGTTCCCCATCCTCGAGCTGGGCACCAGCGCGAAGATGCTCTCCGTCGTCCCGCTCATGAACGGCGGCGGACTGTTCGAGACGGGCGCCGGCGGCTCCGCCCCCAAGCACGTCCAGCAGCTGGTCAAGGAGGACTACCTGCGCTGGGACAGCCTGGGTGAGTTCCTCGCGCTCGCCGTGAGCTTCGAGCACCTGGCCACCACCACGGACAACGCGCGCGCCAAGGTGCTCGCCGACACCCTGGACAAGGCCACGGGCACCTTCCTCAACGAGGACAAGTCCCCGAGCCGCAAGCTCGGCGGCATCGACAACCGCGGCAGCCACTTCTACCTGGCGCTCTACTGGGCCCAGGAGCTGGCGCGGCAGACCGCCGACGCCGCGCTCGCCGAGGCGTTCGGACCGCTCGCCAAGACGCTGTCCGAGCAGGAGCAGACCATCGTCGACGAGCTCGTCGCCGTCCAGGGCAAGCCCGCCGACATCGGCGGCTACTACCAGCCCGACCCGGCGAAGGCGGAGGCCGTCATGCGTCCGTCGGCCACCTTCAACAAGGCCATCGCGACGCTGGGCTGA